From a single Clostridium isatidis genomic region:
- the hisC gene encoding histidinol-phosphate transaminase has product MKKVNKIRLNANENYKPLEENIITNLFSTIEKIELNRYPDTDGKELREAYAAYAGVKRENIILGNGSDEMLSLAISKNISKGEKIFALDPDFSMYDFYVSLKEGEVVKYKFNPKEELNIDNFISEGLKSKAKLIIFSNPNNPTGYGFKISHIKKILEAFKDKTVLVDEAYYEFYGESAIELINEYKNLIVTRTLSKAWGLAALRVGFLISNEESIRELMNYKVPYNVNSISQALAAKVIRNWKELKKRVEVIVKEREKLYKNLLEIQKESSLKIKFYPSKANYIFGETDHKDILIRALEEAGIIIRDFNKDNTFRITVASSLENEKVVEVIRRTFLK; this is encoded by the coding sequence ATGAAGAAGGTAAATAAAATAAGATTAAATGCAAATGAAAATTATAAACCCTTAGAAGAAAATATAATAACAAATTTATTTTCTACTATTGAAAAAATAGAGCTTAATAGATATCCAGATACTGATGGAAAGGAATTAAGAGAGGCTTATGCGGCTTATGCAGGAGTTAAAAGGGAAAATATAATTTTAGGCAATGGTTCTGATGAAATGCTAAGCCTGGCTATAAGCAAGAATATTTCTAAGGGAGAAAAGATATTTGCTTTAGATCCTGATTTTTCAATGTATGACTTTTATGTTTCCTTAAAGGAAGGGGAAGTAGTTAAATATAAATTTAATCCTAAGGAAGAATTAAATATAGATAACTTTATTTCTGAGGGGCTAAAAAGCAAGGCTAAATTAATAATATTTTCAAATCCAAACAATCCAACAGGTTATGGATTTAAAATTAGTCATATTAAAAAAATCCTGGAAGCTTTTAAGGATAAAACAGTTTTAGTAGATGAAGCTTATTATGAATTTTATGGTGAAAGTGCAATTGAACTTATAAATGAATACAAGAATTTAATTGTAACAAGAACTTTATCAAAGGCATGGGGACTAGCAGCCCTAAGGGTTGGTTTTTTAATATCTAATGAAGAAAGTATAAGGGAGTTAATGAATTATAAGGTTCCTTATAATGTTAATTCTATATCCCAGGCTCTTGCAGCAAAGGTAATTAGAAACTGGAAGGAACTAAAGAAAAGGGTGGAAGTTATAGTAAAGGAAAGAGAAAAGCTTTATAAGAACTTATTAGAAATTCAAAAAGAAAGTAGTTTAAAAATAAAATTTTATCCATCAAAAGCAAACTATATATTTGGAGAAACAGACCATAAAGACATTTTAATAAGAGCATTGGAAGAGGCAGGAATTATAATTAGAGATTTTAATAAGGATAATACTTTTAGAATAACTGTTGCTTCCAGTTTGGAAAATGAAAAAGTAGTAGAGGTTATTAGAAGGACCTTTCTTAAGTAA
- the hisF gene encoding imidazole glycerol phosphate synthase subunit HisF, giving the protein MQNKRIIPCLDVKNGQVVKGINFKGLTKVGDPVELAERYCKQGADELVFLDITATNEGRKTMVEVVKKTAEKVTIPFTVGGGIATIEEMKTILKAGADKVSLNSAAVRNKKLIEEGAYKFGSQSIVLAVDAKRRQDKTGWNVLINGGRIDTGIDLLKWIEECYKLGAGEILLTSMDADGTKSGFDIELTKIVSDFVDIPVIASGGCGKLEDFKEVFEEGKADAALAASLFHYGELTVGDVKKYLKANGISVNKGYDK; this is encoded by the coding sequence ATGCAAAACAAGAGAATTATACCATGTTTAGATGTAAAAAATGGACAAGTAGTTAAAGGCATAAACTTTAAGGGGCTAACTAAAGTTGGAGATCCAGTAGAGCTGGCAGAAAGATACTGCAAACAAGGGGCAGATGAACTTGTATTTTTAGATATAACAGCGACTAATGAAGGAAGAAAAACTATGGTAGAAGTGGTTAAAAAAACAGCAGAAAAAGTAACTATACCTTTTACTGTTGGTGGAGGAATCGCAACAATAGAGGAAATGAAAACTATATTAAAGGCTGGTGCAGATAAAGTAAGTTTAAATTCAGCGGCAGTAAGAAACAAGAAATTAATTGAAGAAGGAGCCTATAAGTTTGGAAGTCAATCTATTGTCCTTGCTGTAGATGCAAAGAGAAGGCAGGATAAGACAGGATGGAATGTATTAATAAATGGAGGAAGAATAGATACCGGCATAGATCTTTTAAAATGGATTGAAGAGTGTTACAAACTAGGTGCTGGAGAAATCCTCTTAACTTCTATGGATGCAGATGGAACAAAAAGTGGCTTTGATATAGAACTTACAAAAATTGTTAGTGATTTTGTGGATATTCCAGTAATTGCCTCTGGTGGTTGTGGAAAACTAGAAGATTTTAAAGAAGTCTTTGAAGAGGGAAAAGCAGATGCAGCGTTAGCTGCTTCATTATTTCACTATGGAGAGCTAACAGTGGGGGATGTAAAAAAATACTTAAAAGCAAATGGAATAAGTGTAAATAAAGGCTACGATAAATAG
- a CDS encoding GNAT family N-acetyltransferase, with amino-acid sequence MEYFNTNIENFKLRKAEERDISLVYSLIKEMAEYEKLSHEVVGTEEILRKSVFEKRRAEILIPEYNGEVVGYVVFFYNFSTFNCAPGLYIEDIFIKKEFRKNGFGREIFNVLGKIAKEEDCQRMEWTCLDWNEPARKFYASMGAERMEDWTNHRISGEVLEKLKNGNN; translated from the coding sequence ATGGAGTATTTTAATACTAATATTGAAAATTTTAAACTAAGAAAAGCTGAGGAAAGGGATATAAGTTTAGTTTATTCCTTAATTAAGGAAATGGCTGAATATGAAAAACTTTCTCATGAAGTTGTTGGAACTGAAGAAATTTTAAGAAAATCTGTATTTGAAAAAAGAAGGGCAGAGATTCTTATTCCAGAATATAATGGAGAGGTTGTTGGGTATGTAGTATTTTTCTATAACTTTTCAACCTTTAATTGCGCGCCTGGACTTTATATAGAAGATATCTTTATAAAAAAGGAATTTAGGAAAAATGGATTTGGAAGAGAAATATTTAATGTTTTAGGGAAAATAGCAAAGGAAGAAGACTGCCAAAGAATGGAATGGACCTGTCTTGATTGGAATGAACCAGCAAGAAAGTTTTATGCATCAATGGGAGCAGAAAGAATGGAAGATTGGACGAATCACAGGATTTCAGGAGAAGTTTTAGAAAAATTAAAGAATGGAAATAATTAA
- the hisI gene encoding phosphoribosyl-AMP cyclohydrolase gives MANFNEYINLIDFHKGKGLVPTIVQDYNTREVLMLAYMTKESLIKTLEDKTSWFFSRSRNELWNKGATSGNFQIVKEIKIDCDGDTILLLVEQKGVACHTGARSCFYRSFT, from the coding sequence ATGGCTAATTTTAATGAATATATAAATTTAATAGATTTCCATAAAGGAAAGGGTTTGGTTCCTACAATAGTACAGGATTATAATACTAGGGAAGTTTTAATGCTGGCTTATATGACCAAGGAAAGTCTTATAAAAACTTTAGAAGATAAAACAAGCTGGTTTTTTAGTAGAAGTAGAAATGAACTTTGGAATAAGGGGGCAACCTCAGGAAATTTTCAAATTGTGAAGGAAATTAAGATTGATTGTGATGGGGATACTATTCTTTTATTAGTAGAACAAAAGGGAGTAGCTTGCCATACTGGGGCAAGAAGCTGTTTTTATAGAAGCTTCACTTAA
- a CDS encoding murein hydrolase activator EnvC family protein translates to MKKNIRTFAIAMAIVFSNNMVYFAETESSLQEQIEQNNSNIQELEKKKNEIIDQIGVESEELQGVLNEIDSKSLELQKAQAEVEFYQSKIDGVQAEINSINVEIENANNEISLKESLIEEKKKEEEEAKGLLENRIRSYYKIDIASNMLYMILESKSLSEFFSNVEDVIKIMSMDKQLVQELRDIQNQLHNEKEEINKKLEEIEISKNSLVEKQEELLKVQEELLVKKNEHESKMNELYVLETEKTSIINSLSSQEEQLENEIGDLTAYNEELEAQLNSILNEINNNSGNNQNNGGTVNNPSSEGFIRPGYGPVTDDFGPRINPVTGVAGYHRGVDFADPYGAPVYASKSGVVAYSGWMSDFGNVVIIDHGGGVQTLYAHNSQLLVSNGQAVSQGEVIAYVGSTGMSTGPHIHFEIRINGQAVNPWNYL, encoded by the coding sequence ATGAAAAAAAATATAAGAACTTTTGCAATAGCAATGGCTATAGTTTTTTCAAATAACATGGTTTATTTTGCAGAAACAGAAAGTTCCCTTCAGGAGCAGATAGAACAAAATAATTCCAACATACAAGAATTAGAAAAGAAAAAAAATGAAATTATTGACCAAATAGGTGTTGAATCAGAAGAACTGCAAGGAGTTTTAAATGAAATAGATTCAAAAAGCCTAGAGCTTCAAAAAGCCCAAGCTGAAGTGGAGTTTTATCAAAGTAAAATAGATGGAGTACAAGCTGAAATAAATTCTATTAATGTAGAAATTGAAAATGCTAATAATGAAATTTCTTTAAAGGAAAGTTTAATTGAAGAAAAGAAAAAGGAAGAAGAAGAAGCAAAAGGGTTATTAGAGAATAGAATAAGAAGTTATTACAAAATAGACATTGCATCAAATATGTTATATATGATTTTAGAAAGTAAAAGTTTATCAGAATTTTTTAGCAATGTAGAAGATGTAATAAAAATAATGTCAATGGACAAGCAATTAGTACAAGAATTAAGAGATATACAGAATCAATTACATAATGAAAAGGAAGAAATAAATAAAAAATTAGAAGAAATAGAAATAAGCAAAAACTCTTTAGTTGAAAAACAAGAGGAATTGCTTAAAGTTCAAGAAGAGTTACTAGTTAAGAAAAATGAACATGAAAGTAAGATGAATGAATTATATGTTTTAGAAACAGAAAAAACAAGTATTATTAATAGCCTTTCATCTCAAGAAGAACAATTAGAAAATGAAATTGGTGATTTAACCGCATATAATGAAGAATTAGAGGCACAATTGAATAGTATTTTAAATGAAATAAATAATAATAGTGGTAATAATCAAAATAATGGAGGGACAGTGAATAATCCAAGTTCAGAAGGATTTATAAGACCAGGTTATGGTCCTGTAACTGATGATTTTGGACCGAGAATAAATCCTGTTACTGGAGTAGCAGGTTATCACAGAGGAGTTGACTTTGCAGATCCTTATGGTGCTCCTGTGTATGCTTCAAAGAGTGGTGTTGTGGCTTATTCGGGCTGGATGTCTGACTTTGGTAATGTAGTAATAATAGATCATGGTGGCGGAGTTCAAACATTATATGCTCATAATAGTCAATTGCTTGTAAGTAACGGCCAAGCTGTTAGTCAGGGGGAAGTTATTGCATATGTTGGATCTACAGG
- a CDS encoding DUF368 domain-containing protein, with the protein MYIISFIRGFCMALADSVPGVSGGTIAFVLGFYDEFINSLNSLVSISSSKEDKKGAIKFLSKIGIGWITGFVLSILFIASVFETHIYKISSLFIGFILFSIPIVFKEERKEIIGKYKNIIFAIIGFLIVVAITYFNPSTNSGGMDLSMGNLNIGLAIYTFVCGAIAICAMVLPGISGSTLLLIFGLYVPIISAIKEFLSFDFSYMPILVIFGLGIITGILTTIKLLKYVLANHRSKAIYVILGLMIGSIYPVIMGPTTLSNPLPPMDFSNFSIVFFAIGGALIFGLEKLKESLEKKN; encoded by the coding sequence ATGTATATCATAAGTTTTATTAGAGGTTTTTGTATGGCACTAGCAGACAGTGTTCCTGGAGTATCAGGAGGTACTATAGCCTTTGTATTAGGCTTTTATGATGAATTTATAAATTCATTAAATTCTTTAGTGTCCATTAGTAGTAGTAAAGAAGATAAAAAAGGAGCTATAAAATTTTTGTCAAAAATAGGAATTGGATGGATTACTGGATTTGTCTTATCCATACTTTTTATAGCTTCAGTTTTTGAGACTCATATTTATAAAATAAGTTCATTATTTATAGGGTTTATATTATTTTCAATACCTATAGTTTTTAAGGAAGAAAGAAAAGAAATAATAGGTAAATATAAAAATATAATTTTTGCTATAATTGGATTTTTAATAGTAGTAGCTATTACATATTTTAACCCTTCAACTAATAGTGGTGGAATGGATTTATCTATGGGGAATCTAAATATTGGATTAGCCATATATACATTTGTTTGTGGAGCTATTGCAATATGTGCTATGGTTTTACCAGGCATATCTGGATCAACACTATTATTAATTTTTGGTCTTTATGTACCCATAATATCAGCTATTAAAGAATTTCTTTCTTTTGATTTTAGCTACATGCCTATTTTAGTTATTTTTGGTTTAGGAATTATTACAGGAATATTAACTACAATAAAATTATTAAAATATGTTTTAGCTAATCATAGATCAAAAGCAATATATGTAATACTGGGATTAATGATTGGATCTATATATCCAGTAATTATGGGACCTACTACCCTTTCTAATCCATTACCTCCAATGGACTTTAGTAATTTTAGCATAGTGTTCTTTGCAATAGGAGGGGCCTTAATTTTTGGACTTGAAAAATTAAAAGAAAGTTTAGAAAAGAAAAACTAA
- the hisE gene encoding phosphoribosyl-ATP diphosphatase, which produces MEKNILEVLYNIILDRKENRDEGSYTSYLFNKGIDKILKKVGEESTEVIISAKENNRKNQVAEIGDLLYHLLVLMAELNISLDDVKIELEKRREKTNNLKPERRKIEEL; this is translated from the coding sequence TTGGAGAAGAATATATTAGAAGTTTTATATAATATTATTTTGGATAGGAAAGAAAATAGGGATGAAGGATCTTATACCAGTTATTTATTTAATAAGGGTATAGATAAAATACTTAAAAAAGTAGGAGAAGAATCTACTGAAGTTATAATAAGTGCCAAGGAAAATAATAGGAAAAATCAAGTGGCAGAGATAGGAGATTTACTTTATCACCTTTTAGTACTGATGGCAGAATTAAATATTTCTTTAGATGATGTAAAGATAGAGTTAGAAAAAAGAAGGGAAAAAACAAATAATTTAAAACCAGAAAGAAGAAAGATTGAAGAATTATAA
- a CDS encoding histidinol phosphate phosphatase → MVFDSHIHTKFSTDSNMDILEAIAVSKEKNIGIIITEHLDLDYPEEAEFRFDIAKYFNDYEKYRNDKVKLGIEIGLTKNTLKENEEIASKYDFDYVLGSIHAVRGLDIYLDYINLGYNKREFFTYYLEEMLTCVNLYNNFDSLAHIDYPCRYCNYDNKEILVSEFKDILAEIFKSLINKGKVLELNTNRLQNKDAKEALIDIYKLYRDLGGKYITLGSDSHNYKGIYRNFHIGLELMEHLKLKGIYFNKRKLEYIVM, encoded by the coding sequence ATGGTTTTTGATAGCCATATTCACACGAAATTTTCTACTGATAGCAATATGGATATTCTAGAAGCAATAGCCGTAAGTAAGGAAAAAAATATAGGAATAATAATTACTGAACATTTGGATTTAGATTATCCCGAAGAAGCTGAATTTAGATTTGATATAGCTAAATACTTTAATGATTATGAAAAGTATAGAAATGATAAGGTAAAACTAGGAATTGAAATTGGATTAACAAAAAACACTTTAAAAGAAAATGAGGAAATAGCATCTAAATATGACTTTGATTATGTTTTAGGGTCAATTCATGCTGTTAGAGGCTTAGATATTTATCTTGATTATATAAATCTTGGATATAATAAAAGAGAATTTTTTACCTACTATTTAGAAGAGATGCTTACTTGTGTAAATTTATATAATAATTTTGATTCCTTAGCTCATATAGATTACCCCTGCAGATATTGTAACTATGATAATAAAGAAATTTTAGTTTCAGAATTTAAAGATATATTAGCAGAAATTTTTAAAAGCTTAATAAATAAAGGGAAGGTTTTGGAGCTAAACACAAACAGGCTTCAAAATAAAGATGCAAAAGAAGCATTAATTGATATATATAAACTATATAGAGATTTAGGTGGGAAATATATTACTTTAGGGTCAGATTCTCATAACTATAAAGGAATATATAGGAATTTTCATATTGGACTGGAGCTAATGGAGCACTTAAAATTAAAGGGAATTTACTTTAATAAGAGAAAACTTGAATATATAGTAATGTAG
- the hisB gene encoding imidazoleglycerol-phosphate dehydratase HisB — protein MGNRIAKVERVTKETEISLKINLDGRGESNIFTDLGFLNHMLTLFSFHSGIDIDLKAKGDIEVCDHHIVEDIGICLGQALNKALGNKAGIKRYGTVFIPMDEALCTVTLDLSGRGFLYFEGDFKRESIGNFSTEMVKEFFRAVAINSASTIHARILYGENDHHKIEGLFKAFGRSLKEAVSIGENKDLIPSTKSVL, from the coding sequence ATGGGCAATAGAATTGCAAAGGTAGAAAGAGTAACAAAGGAAACGGAAATAAGTTTAAAAATTAATTTAGATGGAAGGGGAGAAAGCAATATTTTCACTGATCTAGGCTTCCTTAATCATATGTTAACTTTATTTTCATTTCATAGCGGTATTGATATTGACCTTAAGGCTAAAGGCGATATTGAAGTATGCGACCATCATATTGTTGAAGATATAGGAATATGTTTAGGACAAGCTCTAAACAAGGCTCTAGGAAATAAGGCAGGAATAAAAAGATATGGAACAGTTTTTATTCCAATGGATGAAGCCTTATGCACTGTAACCTTAGATTTAAGTGGAAGGGGTTTTTTATATTTTGAAGGGGACTTTAAAAGGGAAAGCATTGGAAACTTTTCAACAGAAATGGTAAAGGAATTTTTTAGAGCAGTTGCAATTAATTCTGCTTCAACAATTCATGCTAGGATTTTATACGGAGAAAATGACCACCATAAAATAGAAGGTTTATTTAAGGCTTTTGGAAGAAGCTTAAAGGAAGCAGTTTCTATTGGAGAAAACAAAGATTTAATACCTTCTACTAAAAGTGTTTTATAA
- a CDS encoding nitroreductase family protein, producing the protein MEFLQLAKDRYSVRKFSDKKVEKEKLDLILEAGRVAPTAVNFQPQRILVIDSEESLEKVKSCTRFHFDAPLTLLICYDSTVSWKRSYDQKEMGEVDASIVITHMMLQAAELGLGTTWVGHFDPEAIREKFDLPEYLIPVALLPMGYPSSDSKPNPLHEKRYDIDKTVFYNSFEGITPGKK; encoded by the coding sequence TTGGAATTTTTACAATTAGCAAAAGATAGATATTCAGTAAGAAAGTTTAGTGATAAAAAAGTAGAAAAAGAAAAGTTAGATTTGATTTTAGAGGCTGGAAGGGTTGCGCCAACTGCTGTGAATTTTCAGCCTCAAAGGATATTAGTTATTGACAGTGAAGAAAGCTTGGAAAAAGTAAAATCATGTACCCGTTTTCACTTTGATGCACCTTTGACCCTATTAATATGCTATGATTCTACAGTTAGCTGGAAAAGGTCTTATGATCAAAAAGAAATGGGAGAGGTTGATGCTAGTATAGTAATAACTCATATGATGCTTCAAGCTGCTGAGCTAGGATTAGGAACAACTTGGGTAGGTCATTTTGATCCAGAAGCAATAAGGGAGAAGTTTGATTTACCAGAATATCTTATTCCTGTAGCTCTTCTACCAATGGGTTATCCAAGTAGTGATTCTAAACCAAATCCTCTTCATGAAAAACGTTATGATATTGACAAAACAGTTTTTTATAATTCTTTTGAGGGGATAACTCCAGGTAAAAAATAA
- the hisA gene encoding 1-(5-phosphoribosyl)-5-[(5-phosphoribosylamino)methylideneamino]imidazole-4-carboxamide isomerase, which produces MIVIPAIDIIDGKPVRLYQGDYNKKKIVGEDVLEISKKFEREGADYIHIVDLDGAKAGRLINKEIILKLAKTLKIPIEVGGGIRTYEDIKYLIEAGVSRVILGTIAIEDKALLRKALEDFGDKIAVGIDCKDGYVCTRGWLSQSKRKYIDFLLEMEKMGVKNIIVTDISKDGTLQGSNIEMIKEIKEISKIDITASGGVKDIEDIRKLKELDIYGVIAGKSIYSKTLSLKEALELTK; this is translated from the coding sequence ATGATAGTTATTCCAGCAATTGATATTATTGATGGAAAGCCAGTTAGATTATATCAAGGAGATTATAATAAAAAGAAAATTGTAGGAGAAGATGTCCTTGAAATATCTAAAAAGTTTGAAAGAGAAGGGGCAGACTATATTCATATAGTTGATTTAGATGGAGCTAAGGCTGGTAGGTTAATAAACAAAGAAATCATATTAAAGCTAGCAAAAACATTAAAAATTCCAATTGAAGTAGGTGGTGGTATTAGGACCTATGAAGATATTAAATATTTAATAGAAGCTGGAGTTTCAAGGGTAATACTAGGAACAATTGCCATTGAAGATAAGGCTCTTCTTAGGAAAGCTCTAGAGGATTTTGGAGACAAAATTGCTGTAGGAATTGACTGTAAGGATGGATATGTTTGCACTAGGGGCTGGTTATCTCAAAGTAAAAGAAAATATATAGACTTCCTTTTGGAAATGGAAAAAATGGGTGTGAAAAATATTATTGTTACAGATATAAGCAAGGATGGAACCCTTCAAGGATCTAATATAGAAATGATAAAAGAAATAAAAGAAATTTCTAAGATAGATATAACAGCATCAGGTGGAGTAAAGGATATAGAGGATATAAGAAAATTAAAAGAGTTAGATATATATGGAGTTATTGCTGGAAAATCAATCTACTCAAAAACCCTATCTTTAAAAGAAGCTTTAGAATTAACTAAATAA
- the hisG gene encoding ATP phosphoribosyltransferase produces the protein MGISIAITKGRLEKETVKILEKGAFGIEGLKDKGRKLVFQDSKEDIEYFLVKARDSITYVEHAVADIGIVGLDTLMETDHSCYEVMDLGIGKCKFIVASMPDKNLFKMGGHIKIGTKYPAVAREFFKSISMDVEIIKIEGSVELGPILGLCDGIVDIMETGTTLKENGLIVLREICDISARVIVNKASFKLKQQQINSFLSRVYSVISNKNKQ, from the coding sequence ATGGGGATTAGTATTGCAATTACAAAGGGAAGACTGGAAAAGGAAACTGTAAAAATATTAGAAAAAGGAGCTTTTGGAATAGAGGGGCTTAAAGACAAGGGAAGAAAGTTAGTTTTTCAAGATTCAAAAGAGGATATAGAATATTTTTTAGTTAAGGCAAGGGATAGTATTACCTATGTAGAACATGCTGTTGCAGATATAGGGATTGTTGGATTAGATACTTTAATGGAAACTGATCATTCCTGCTATGAAGTTATGGATTTAGGAATTGGTAAGTGTAAGTTTATTGTGGCATCTATGCCAGATAAGAACTTATTTAAAATGGGGGGCCATATAAAAATAGGAACTAAGTATCCAGCTGTTGCTAGAGAATTTTTTAAATCAATTTCCATGGATGTTGAAATTATTAAAATTGAAGGTTCTGTTGAACTTGGACCAATCCTGGGCTTATGTGATGGAATAGTAGATATTATGGAAACAGGTACAACCTTAAAGGAAAATGGGCTAATAGTTTTAAGGGAAATATGTGATATAAGTGCAAGAGTAATTGTAAATAAGGCAAGTTTTAAATTAAAACAGCAGCAGATAAATTCATTTTTAAGTAGGGTATATAGTGTTATTAGCAATAAAAATAAGCAATAA
- the hisD gene encoding histidinol dehydrogenase, whose protein sequence is MLRLFEISKSNEEVINIIKNREEENLDLVDTVSKILKDVKDNKDKALRKYTEAFDKVKVKDLRVSENEIKKAFKSVEEDFIEALKRAAENIEKFHEKQKSKDYIISEEDGTYMGQRVLPLERVGVYVPGGTAAYPSSVLMNVIPAKVAGVKEIVMVTPPSKAGGINPYIAVAAKIAGVKEIYKVGGAQAIAALAYGTESIERVDKIVGPGNTYVATAKKLVFGKVDIDMIAGPSEILIIADDKADAKYVAADLMSQAEHDKLAASILLTTSVEKYKEVVKELKKQVEELERKAIIKEAFKNYGMAIICPNLEKCKELSNIIAPEHLELMVENPMELLGKVKNAGSVFLGYYSPEPVGDYFGGPNHVLPTSGTARFFSALSVDSFVKKSSFIYYSKEAINREADKIILLAEKEGLTAHANSVKVRVIKE, encoded by the coding sequence GTGTTAAGATTATTTGAAATAAGTAAAAGTAATGAGGAAGTAATTAATATTATTAAAAACAGGGAAGAAGAGAATTTAGACCTTGTAGATACAGTATCAAAAATTCTAAAAGATGTTAAAGATAATAAAGATAAGGCCTTAAGAAAATATACAGAAGCCTTTGACAAGGTAAAAGTAAAAGACCTAAGGGTTTCTGAAAATGAAATAAAAAAGGCCTTTAAAAGTGTTGAAGAAGATTTTATAGAGGCTTTAAAAAGGGCAGCAGAAAATATAGAAAAATTTCATGAAAAACAAAAAAGCAAGGACTATATTATTTCTGAGGAAGATGGGACATATATGGGGCAAAGAGTCCTTCCCTTAGAAAGAGTAGGAGTTTATGTACCAGGGGGAACAGCAGCTTATCCTTCATCTGTTTTGATGAATGTTATTCCAGCAAAGGTAGCAGGAGTTAAAGAAATTGTTATGGTAACACCCCCAAGTAAAGCGGGAGGAATAAATCCATATATAGCAGTTGCAGCTAAAATTGCAGGAGTAAAGGAAATATACAAGGTAGGTGGAGCCCAAGCAATAGCTGCACTAGCTTATGGAACAGAATCAATTGAAAGGGTAGATAAAATAGTTGGTCCTGGAAATACTTATGTGGCAACAGCTAAAAAACTTGTATTTGGAAAAGTTGATATTGATATGATTGCAGGACCAAGTGAAATTCTTATAATTGCAGATGACAAAGCTGATGCAAAGTATGTAGCAGCAGATTTAATGTCGCAAGCAGAACATGATAAATTAGCGGCTTCAATCTTATTAACTACATCAGTAGAAAAATATAAGGAAGTTGTAAAAGAACTTAAAAAGCAAGTAGAAGAATTAGAGAGAAAAGCAATAATAAAAGAAGCCTTTAAGAATTATGGAATGGCAATAATTTGTCCAAACCTAGAAAAGTGTAAAGAACTATCAAATATAATTGCACCAGAACACTTAGAGTTAATGGTTGAAAATCCAATGGAACTCCTTGGAAAAGTAAAAAATGCAGGTTCAGTATTTTTAGGATATTATTCTCCAGAACCAGTTGGAGACTATTTTGGTGGACCAAATCATGTTTTACCTACCAGCGGAACAGCAAGATTTTTCTCTGCTCTTTCAGTAGATAGCTTTGTTAAGAAAAGTTCATTTATATATTACTCAAAAGAAGCCATAAATAGGGAGGCGGATAAAATCATATTATTAGCTGAAAAGGAAGGCTTAACAGCCCATGCTAATTCTGTAAAAGTGAGAGTGATAAAGGAATGA